A genomic window from Populus nigra chromosome 7, ddPopNigr1.1, whole genome shotgun sequence includes:
- the LOC133698703 gene encoding probable ribosome biogenesis protein RLP24, which produces MRLEKCWFCSSTVYPGHGIQFVRNDAKIFRFCRSKCHKNFKMKRNPRKVKWTKAYRRLHGKDMTQDTTFEFERKRNRPERYDRNLAENTLKAIKKIDKVRSDRAASHIEKRLKVRKGKERREAQKELEQSIHLVKAPQVLRQDQSLTLPKIKVEVSQPKSEKNQAMEE; this is translated from the exons ATGAGGTTGGAGAAGTGTTGGTTCTGCTCCTCGACTGTATACCCGGGGCACGGTATCCAGTTTGTCCGCAATGATGCTAAG ATTTTTCGATTTTGTAGATCCAAGTGCCACAAGAACTTCAAAATGAAGAGGAACCCTCGCAAAGTAAAATGGACCAAGGCCTATAGAAGGTTGCATGGGAAGGACATGACACAG GATACAACCTTCGAGTTTGAGAGAAAGCGAAATAGGCCTGAGAGATATGATAGGAATCTTGCTGAGAATACTTTGAAGGCTATTAAGAAGATTGATAAGGTCAGATCCGACCGGGCAGCAAGCCACATAGAGAAGAG GTTGAAGGTCAGGAAAGGCAAGGAGCGGAGAGAGGCACAAAAGGAATTGGAGCAGTCGATTCACTTGGTCAAGGCTCCTCAAGTGCTTCGACAAGACCAATCTCTCACGTTACCCAAGATCAAAGTCGAGGTTTCTCAACCAAAAAGCGAGAAAAATCAGGCAATGGAAGAGTGA
- the LOC133698226 gene encoding probable 2-carboxy-D-arabinitol-1-phosphatase — protein sequence MLSVSPPPSLPLRNHHNRSLVHHRNHRILFTVRSSSSSSIQEAAEEKTSNEKNLLSSELYSTTPFPSIKAAKRVILVRHGQSTWNEEGRIQGSSDFSVLTKKGEAQAETSRQMLIDDSFDVCFSSPLIRSKRTAEIIWGSRKVNMITDSDLREIDLYSFQGLLKHEGKAKFGAAFRQWQVDAANFNIDGHFPVRELWGRARNCWNKILAHESRSVLVVAHNAVNQALVATAIGLGTEYFRILLQSNCGVSVLDFAPRVDDGDGSPYICLNRLNQTPNSPVAAGSSAGRKTSKRIILVSHGTTQGGTEATFSNSGNQPMSMLGIIQSQKTAELLLDLNVSTIVSSPQNACVEMATTISRVQEAADCLGADCVPRCVEMKQIQELDVRDILQLSNKDATEVPLLQPGFLNRFEDEALSALWEQSGKAWQSLLNELSDESKSEKIVVAVGDPAIHIALMGHCLNLTEDWMGSFHLDAGSISVLDFPDGPTGRGTIRCINYTAHLGRWSIPITRSTIDDEEF from the exons ATGCTTTCAGTTTCACCTCCTCCGTCTCTTCCCCTCCGCAACCACCACAACCGCAGCCTCGTCCACCACAGAAACCACCGTATTCTCTTCACAGTCCGTTCATCTTCATCCTCAAGCATCCAAGAAGCTGCAGaggaaaaaacatcaaatgaaaAGAACTTATTGAGCTCCGAGCTCTACTCCACGACACCGTTTCCTTCAATCAAAGCAGCAAAGAGAGTAATTCTTGTGCGTCACGGGCAAAGCACGTGGAATGAAGAAGGACGGATCCAAGGCAGCTCTGATTTCTCCGTTTTAACTAAGAAAGGCGAGGCTCAAGCCGAGACCTCTCGTCAAATGCTCATCGATGATTCCTTCGATGTTTGCTTCTCCAG CCCTTTGATTCGGTCGAAAAGAACGGCGGAGATCATATGGGGATCGCGAAAGGTGAACATGATTACGGATTCTGATTTGAGAGAAATTGATCTTTATTCATTTCAA ggGTTATTGAAGCATGAGGGGAAGGCGAAGTTCGGAGCAGCGTTTAGGCAATGGCAAGTTGATGCGGcgaattttaatattgatggcCATTTTCCTGTGAGGGAGTTGTGGGGGCGGGCGAGGAATTGCTGGAATAAAATTCTTGCACATGAAAGTAGGTCTGTTCTTGTGGTTGCTCATAACGCTGTTAATCAGGCTCTTGTTGCTACAGCTATTG GATTAGGGACGGAGTATTTTAGGATTTTGCTTCAGAGTAATTGTGGTGTGAGTGTGCTGGATTTCGCCCCACGAGTTGATGATGGAGATGGATCTCCTTATATTTGTCTTAATCGTTTAAATCAG ACACCCAATTCACCTGTTGCTGCTGGAAGTTCTGCAGGCAGAAAAACCAGTAAGCGGATCATACTCGTTTCTCATGGAACTACGCAGGGTGGTACAGAG GCTACCTTTTCAAATTCTGGGAATCAGCCAATGAGCATGCTTGGAATTATACAG TCCCAGAAAACTGCAGAACTGCTTCTTGATCTGAATGTGAGCACCATAGTCAGCAGTCCTCAGAATGCTTGTGTTGAGATGGCAACGACTATCTCCAGA GTGCAAGAAGCTGCAGATTGCTTGGGTGCTGATTGCGTGCCGCGGTGTGTAGAGATGAAACAGATCCAGGAACTTGATGTCAGAGACATCCTTCAACTATCAAACAAG GATGCGACTGAGGTTCCACTACTTCAGCCTGGATTCTTAAATAGATTTGAGGATGAGGCACTATCAGCACTGTGGGAACAGTCTGGGAAAGCCTGGCAATCTCTGTTAAATGAATTGTCTGATGAATCCAAGTCCGAAAAGATTGTGGTTGCAGTTGGTGATCCTGCTATTCACATTGCATTAATGGGGCACTGCCTAAATCTGACCGAAGACTGGATGGGATCATTCCATCTCGACGCCGGGAGCATTAGTGTCCTGGACTTTCCTGATGGACCTACTGGTAGAGGGACTATCCGGTGTATAAATTACACGGCTCATCTGGGAAGATGGTCAATACCCATTACTAGATCAACAATTGACGATGAAgagttttaa
- the LOC133699433 gene encoding nucleobase-ascorbate transporter 12-like, with protein sequence MSNSDPKVGPKPGQWPPAPESAAMPPSSWAKRTGFRPKFSGETNASDSGQISLPPRPTEQKNSQPDVEAGRVRATLPQPPPAPPPAAVNGTDKAVVVPAENKDQTVVKRRRDSDGGSGGGAKKDGLGHGANGAGPNGVPEGPRRAVVRNEEVIDVEDDGFVRGRHTHMKYELRDTPGLVPIGLYGFQHYLSILGSLILIPLVIVPAMGGTHEDTSMVVSTVLFVSGVTTLLHTSFGSRLPLIQGPSFVYLAPALAIINSPEFQGLNGNNFKHIMKELQGAIIIASAFQTILGYSGLMSVFLRLINPVVVAPTLAAVGLSFYSYGFPRAGTCLEIGVVQILLVIMFSLYLRKISVFGHRIFLIYAVPLGLAITWAAAFLLTEAGVYSYKGCDVNVPASNIISDHCRKHVSSMKHCRVDTSYALKSSPWFRFPYPLQWGTPVFEWKMALVMCAVSIISSVDSVGSYHASSLLAASGPPTPGVVSRGIGLEGLCSVLAGLWGTGTGSTTLTENVHTIAVTKMGSRRAVELGACALILLSLIGKVGGFIASIPEVMVAALLCFMWAMLSALGLSNLRYSEAGSSRNIIIVGLSLFFSLSVPAYFQQYGISPNTNLSVPSYLHPYIVASHGPFRSKYEGLNYFLNTLLSLNMVIAFLVAVILDNTVPGSQQERGVYVWSETEAARREPAITKDYELPFRVSRILRWVKWVGF encoded by the exons ATGTCTAACTCTGACCCGAAAGTCGGGCCCAAACCAGGTCAGTGGCCACCAGCACCAGAATCTGCAGCAATGCCGCCGTCTTCCTGGGCTAAACGAACTGGGTTTAGGCCCAAGTTTTCTGGTGAGACCAATGCGAGTGATTCTGGACAGATTTCACTCCCTCCGAGGCCGACAGAGCAAAAGAATTCACAGCCGGATGTTGAAGCGGGTCGGGTCAGGGCAACACTACCACAACCGCCACCAGCGCCGCCTCCGGCTGCAGTGAATGGGACCGATAAGGCGGTGGTCGTGCCAGCGGAGAATAAGGATCAGACAGTGGTGAAGAGGAGGAGGGACTCTGATGGTGGTAGTGGTGGGGGAGCGAAGAAGGATGGTTTGGGTCATGGGGCAAATGGGGCGGGTCCGAATGGCGTGCCGGAGGGTCCGAGAAGAGCAGTGGTGAGGAATGAGGAAGTGATTGATGTGGAGGATGATGGATTTGTCAGAGGGAGACATACACATATGAAGTACGAGTTAAGAGACACTCCTGGTCTtg TTCCCATCGGTCTATATGGTTTCCAGCATTACCTTTCGATTTTAGGTTCATTGATTCTCATTCCACTTGTCATAGTTCCTGCAATGGGTGGCACTCAT GAGGATACTTCAATGGTGGTGTCCACAGTGCTATTTGTTTCAGGAGTAACCACTCTTTTGCATACGTCATTTGGGTCAAGGTTGCCTTTGATACAGGGCCCATCATTTGTTTACCTTGCTCCAGCACTGGCAATAATCAATTCTCCTGAGTTTCAAGGACTAAATGGAAAT AATTTCAAGCATATTATGAAAGAGCTACAAGGAGCTATAATTATAGCTTCAGCTTTTCAAACAATACTTGGATATAGCGGACTGATGTCAGTATTTTTGAG GTTGATCAATCCAGTGGTTGTTGCCCCAACTTTGGCTGCTGTTGGGCTTTCTTTTTATAGTTACGGCTTTCCACGAGCTGGTACCTGTCTTGAGATTGGTGTAGTGCAGATATTACTGGTTATTATGTTTTCTCTT TACCTGCGCAAGATTTCTGTATTTGGTCATCGCATATTTCTTATTTATGCA GTTCCATTGGGTCTAGCAATCACATGGGCGGCTGCTTTCCTTCTTACTGAAGCAGGGGTCTATAGTTACAAAGGTTGTGATGTAAATGTTCCAGCGTCAAACATTATATCCGACCACTGCAGAAAGCATGTTTCCAGCATGAAGCACTGCCGAGTTGATACTTCCTATGCGCTGAAATCATCCCCGTGGTTTAGGTTTCCTTATCCATTACAATGGGGTACTCCTGTCTTTGAGTGGAAAATGGCTCTTGTTATGTGTGCAGTGTCCATCATCTCATCTGTAGATTCG GTTGGTTCGTATCATGCATCTTCATTGTTGGCGGCATCTGGACCTCCAACCCCAGGGGTTGTTAGTCGGGGGATTGGTCTTGAAGGCCTCTGTAGTGTCTTGGCTGGTCTATGGGGTACCGGAACTGGTTCTACTACTTTAACCGAGAATGTGCACACTATTGCTGTGACTAAAATGGGCAGCCGCAGAGCAGTTGAATTAGGTGCATGTGCTTTGATCCTCTTATCCCTTATAG GTAAAGTTGGAGGATTTATCGCCTCAATTCCTGAAGTCATGGTTGCTGCTCTCCTTTGTTTCATGTGGGCAATGCTTTCAGCATTGGGATTATCAAACCTGCGATATAGTGAGGCTGGAAGCTCCCGGAATATCATCATAGTCggtttatctttgtttttctccCTGTCTGTACCAGCATACTTTCAGCAATATGGCATCTCTCCAAATACTAACTTGTCTGTCCCGAGTTATTTACATCCATACATTGTGGCCTCTCATGGGCCATTCCGCAGCAAATATGAAGGG TTGAACTATTTTTTGAACACGTTACTGTCCTTAAATATGGTGATTGCATTCCTTGTTGCTGTCATCCTGGACAACACTGTGCCTGGCAGTCAACAAGAGCGTGGGGTCTATGTATGGTCTGAAACTGAGGCAGCAAGGAGGGAGCCTGCCATTACAAAAGACTATGAATTGCCCTTCAGAGTTAGCCGGATTTTAAGATGGGTAAAATGGGTTGGATTTTGA